The Mucilaginibacter gracilis genomic interval GCTGGTACTGGAGCTTGCTCCTGTTGCTGTTGCCGCATCAGATAACACAACCAATGTGGGCTGGGTAAGGGGAAAACCTACACCGGAAGCGCTGGCCGTATAAGTATTGGCCTTCTGTGCTTCATAACCCACTGCCGCCGTTACGTAAAAGTCTTTAATTCCCGGAATATCATAACGATAATCCAACTGGTTCCGGGTTAACAGCGTGTAGTTCCGGGTATTCGTTTCGGTGGCCTGTCCGTTTGAGCTTGACCCATCACCCAGTACGGGATTTAGAAATGTAGAGGCCTGAGTAGCTTCGTAATCTGCGCTTACGTAGCTGCTGAATTTTAATTGATCCCAGATATTCCAGTTTAAGGTGGTATTAAAAAGTATCCTGGTCTCTGAGGTGCCGTGATTATCATGTGCGGCTATCCATAGTGGGTTGTAATGTGCGGGGAAACCGATGTTGCTGCTGCTGCTGGATGCAATGCTGCCATCCGGATTGTAAGCCAATTGGAAAGGACGCAATATCTCTGAGGCGAATACCGGATTTGCCCATGAACCCACATCGCCCACAGGCGTATTCTGGTAATTGTTGGAAATGTTTATGCCGGTTGTAAAACCAATGCGCTTGCTGATCTTTTGGTCAATGTTAAACAAACTGGTGATGCGTTTCAGGTCAGAATTTAAGGTTGTAGCTTGCTGGGTGAAATATCCCGCCGATGCGAAGATCTTGGTATTTTCGTTGCCTCCTCTGACGGAAACATTATATTGCTGCTGACTTCCATCTTTGTGGGTGATCTTCTGCCAGTCATTACTTTGCCCGCTGTTCAACCCATAATTGGTTGCCAAGGCAGCCACCTGCGCAGGGGTATTACCTGCATTGGTTACGCCCTCGATGAACAAGGTGGCAAATTGGTCCGCATTCAAAGGCTGGCCAGCTGCGGGTAAAGGGATGTTGATGGTACGTCCGGCTTCTGTGCTAAAGTCAACTTGTGTTTTTCCGGCTTTCCCTTTTTTGGTATTGATCACGATCACACCATTTGATCCGCGGGACCCATAAATGGCAGTGGCAGACGCATCTTTCAACACCGTTACACTTTCGATATCATCCTGGTTGATGCCATTCAAAACACTATTGGGATTACTGAGGATCATCCCGTCAATCACATAGAGCGGATTCGAATTTAGGGCTGTTGATCCTACACCGCGTAGTTGAACCGATGGAGTAGCCCCGGGCTGAGCATTAGTTAAGGTTATATTCAAACCCGCCACTTCGCCCTGCAATGCAGCAAGAGGCGAAGAAAAAGGCTTATTTTCATTTTCTGCTCCGTTTATTGTAGTAGCCGAACCTGTGTAAGATTTCTTGGTTTGGGTGGTGTAGCCGTCTGTGATCACCACTTCGTTCAGCTGGTTAAGCTTTTGTTTCAGTAAAATTTTAATAGGGCTGCCGCTTGCCTGAATTTCCTGCCGCTCATATCCTATAAAAGTAATAATGAGCGTATAGGGAAATTTCTGACCGGTGACAAAATTAAAGCGGCCTTCCGCATTTGTAGATACGGAATGCGTGGTGCCGGAGATGCTAATCACTGCGCCAGGTAATGGCTCTTTCGTGTTTACATCCAGCACCTGGCCCTCCAACTTGGAGTTGATGGTAGCCGGAAGTTCTGTTTGGGCTGTTACCATGAGCGGCGAGACACACAGGAGCAATAAAAGTAAAAGGTACAGATTTTTTTTACGGATAAATATTTCCATATTTAACGAGGTTTTAAATAATGTTAATTCATTGTTTGAGACTGGAATGGAGATCAGGGAGTGATTTGCCGTTACTAAACTGATCTTTCATTTGCGTGACCGGCGAGGCTTCCTTGCCGGTTTCTTTGTTTTTGTTCTTATTATGTTGGTATCATCTGTTTTAAATTGAATAGTGCATAACTGATTGATGAGGCATTTTGAATGCCCTTAAATCTTGTATCCGAAAAGATTGGAAGGAATTAGTTACAACAACATGGCATGATGCAAGCTTTGGGCGCGATTAGCATCATTTTAGATTTTAGCAAAACATTGGTTGTTTTCATAATTCGGTGGCAAACATAGTATTAATTTATTACCCTACAAAATCTATAGACTTTATATTGTATTGTGATACAAATGTTACATAAGTGTGGTGATTGAGTGATGAGGTCATAAATTCCCGATTTGGTCAATCAAAGGAGCTGAAAAGGTTTGCGAAACGAGAACGAAGATCTGGCAGATCTATCATGTCCCCTTAAAAAAACTGGCTCCTAAACCAACTGCGTTATTAGAGGTTACTACAGGAAGGCTAACGATAGTAGCGAGATGAGCTATTCCGATTTCAGCATCAGATCTTCTCTTTCCATGACATCGGCGATACTAGTTTCCGAAAGCACTTTGACTGTGACATCACGCAACTCTATAAATTTAGACCTGATGCCACAGGTCGCTTCGTTGATGCATTCCTCACAGCGGTGGTAATAATTTAAGCTGGCGCATGGTACCATCGCGATCGGGCCGTCGGTGATCCGCATGATATCCACTAAGATGATCTGGCTGGGCTCTTTATTTAAAGCATAACCGCCGCCAGCTCCCTTTTTGCTGTAGACAAAACCGTTATTTCTTAACTCCAGTAATATCTGTTCCAGGAATTTTTTGGGAATGGTTTCCATTTCAGCGATCTGTTTGATCTGCATGGGCGGCTGGTCGCGGTTCCTGCCCAATAAAATGAGCGCTTTGATGGCGTATTTGGTTTTTTTGGATAGCATCGGATCAAAAGCAAAGTAACGAATTCTTTCGGTACTGCTAAAATGACATTCATCACCTCCAATAAAACTTTATAAGATCATTTATACAAAACGCTACGCAAACGGCGAAATATTCAAGAGTTAGGCCAATGGATGCCACTCAGTATAAAGGATTTGCAGTATTTTTGTCTTGCCCCACAGGGCACTCCACCGATAAAGACATCCGGATGTATTCGTCGACTAAGAATTAAAATCAACACTTTTCATCACCACATAATCCAGGCATTTTAATTGCCCGGAATTTCTTTAGTTTAGTCAATTAGATCATATTCGATTTTGAATCATAAATATCTTAACAAAGTGTCCGGTCATCTGATCCGGGGAATCGGGCAGTGGGATTTTGTTGCCCTGGTCGTCAACATCACGATCGGAGCAGGCATTTTAGGTTTGCCGTCCAAGCTATTTGCGCTCATGGGAATCTACAGCTTGGCAGCCATTATCTGTTGTGCCGTATTGGTGCTGCTCTTGATCCTTTGTTTCGCAGAGGTAGGCAGCCGCTTTAGCGGAACAGGCGGCCCTTATCTTTACACCTTAAGTACCTTGGGTCCCCTAACTGGTTTTATAGCAGGGTGGCTGTTATGGCTCTCGCGTCTTTTTAGCTTTGCTTCTGTTTGCAACCTGTTTGTCGATTACTCGGCTAACATTTGGCCACCCGTGGCAAATCCCATTTGGCGGATACCGTTAATTTCCCTCATTACCTTAACATTGGCTGGCCTTAATTATCGCGGTATACGCCCGGCAACCCTGGTCAATAACAGTATTACCGTCATCAAACTACTCCTGTTGACAGGGTTTGTCATTGTCGGTCTGTGTTATGTTCATCCCGCAAATTTCCAGGTCGTCAAACCGTTTAATCCGTCTGTGTTGCTATCTTCGGTTTTATTACTCGTTTTTGCGTTTTCCGGCTTTGACGTAGCATCTGTACCCGCGGGTGAGGTAATCGCGCCGCAAAGAACAGTACCCCGAAGCTTGCTGATAGCCATAGCTATGGTATCGCTTTTATACGTCGGCATTCAGTATGTTTGTATCGGTACCTTACCGGGCTTGTCACAGTCAAGCAAGCCCATTGCCGATTCCGCCAGGCTGTTTATAGGGCCCACCGGAAGCCTGGTGATTACCATTGGCGCTTTGATCACCATGCTGGGTACCTTAAATGTACTAATGCTGACGAGTTCCCGGCTGCTGTTTGCCATGGCCGAGCAAAAACAACTGCCAGGGCGATTAAGCTTTATCAATCAAAGGTTCCATACGCCATCTGTTGCCATCGTGGTCACGGTAATCGTCATCTTAGTGCTAACGATCAGCGGAAATTTCATCAATAACTTAACTATCAGCGCCATTATCCGCTTGTTTACGTTCGTTACCACTTGCCTGGCCTTACCACTAATTAGGCTAAAAGAAAAAGACAGAGCTCCTTTCAGCGTGCGTGGGGGCGTTTTTATCGCTGCAATAGCTATTTTGGTTTGTTTGCTTTTGGCTGTTAATATCGGTAGAGAAGAAGCGATCAATGCATTTATTTTAACTTTGGTGGGCATTGTTCTGTATTTTCTTTGTAAATATACCGGCGTAAATAAAGCGTAATTAAAAATAATGGATCAGGAACTTAAACAGGTAACAATAAGAACACCAGAACGTATCGCTGAGATATCCTGGTTTGACGATCTGTGCGGTGGCGATACCCAGTTTTTAAGTGTGCTGGACAATGAGCGCAGGAGTGACTTTAAACATTGTGCAGATATTACTTTGCTGGCTGAACAGTTAGGGTACAGTAATATTCTGTTACCAACTTCCTACACTGTGGGCCAGGATGTCATGACCTTCGCAGCAGGCATAGCACCGCAAACCAGCAGGATCAACCTACTCATAGCGATTCGTTGCGGCGAAATCCACCCACCAATGCTGGCCAGGGCATTAGCCTCCCTGGATCATATGTTACAAGGCAGATTGACAATCAACATTATTAATTCGGATTTGCCGGGATACCGGGAGGATGCTGATTTCAGGTACCAGCGATGCGCAGAAACCATCGAAATATTGAAACAAGCCTGGACCAAGGACCGTATTCAGCATCAGGGGAAACTTTATGAATTCGACCTCCCTGCTGACCCATCGAAATCTTACCAGCAAAATGGCGGTCCCTTGCTTTACTTCGGAGGCGCATCACAGGGCGCAAGAGATGTTTGTGCCAGGTATTGCGATCTGTTTTTGATGTGGCCTGAAACAGAGGCTATGCTGCATGAAAACATGCAAGATGTCAGCGCAAGGGCGGCAAGCTATGGCCGAAAGGTTGACTTCGGCCTGCGGGTGCATGTCATCGTTCGGGAGACGGAAGCGGAGGCCAGGTCATACGCCAAAAAGCTGATGTCCAAATTCGACCCGGTGAAAGGCGCAGAGATCAAAAGCCGTGCGCAGGATTCCTGGTCTTTGGGTGTGAAAAGACAAACTCAGGTGCGCGAGTTGGCAGATGAAGAAGGCTACGCTGAACCCTACCTCTGGACTGATATTGGCAAAGCCAGGTCAGGAGCGGGTGGCTGTTTAGTAGGAAATCCTGAGCAGATACTGGAAAAGCTAAACCGGTATATGGATATGGGCATGCGTTCCTTTATCTTATCGGGTTACCCATTGCTGGATGAAGCCAAATATTTTGCGGATCTCGTACTTCCGCATTTACCGAATGTGTCCATGCCCAAGGTACAAAAACGCATTCCTGATCGTGAACCCGTTACCCCGCTTACAACCGCGCCTTTACGTTAAGCACCCTCTGATTTAAAGCAGCAGTTGGCCTCCCATTACGATAACTGACGACCCGCTTATCCAGATACCGTCATCAGAAACATTTACCCGTATAGTTGAGGGATGGTCAACATAAACACCTTGCAAAATCCGGTAATCCCGGTTTCGGTCAATAAAACCAAGCTGATGAAGATAGCCGGCAAGCGGGCCTGCGGCTGTTCCTGTTGCAGGGTCTTCATCAATACCGATACCTGGATTAAAAAACCTTGTTTCAGCAAGCACATCTTCGAACAGACCGTTGGTTGTAAAAAGGTAGCAGCCTTCAAAACCGAAACTTGAGGACGCACTCTTCAACAGGTCTTTGTTTGATCGCGCACCTTTTAAAGCCGCTAAATTTCGGACGGGCACCATCAAGTGAGCGACTTCTGTTTTGACGATGTTGATCCCCCATCCGTTTAAGTCAAATTCTTCGGCGCTTAACCCTGTTGCTGCTGCGATGACCTCTGCGGGCACCGAACCGATAACTTGCGCAGACGCCTGCTTCATTCCCACGTAGGGAATGCCATTTTCTTCAGTTATTATGAGCGGGACTTTAATATCTTTCATGATCACCGATTGGGTATCATGCTGACCGTTAAAGATATCCCATTTCTTTATCAGTGCGAGGCAAACAGCACCTAATAAATTGTGGCCAGCGCCGATAATTTCAAACCCGGCTGGTGTAAACGATCTGACCGTAAATGGCTTTTCGTTTTCCCCATAATTGACAAAGGATGTCTCAGAATAGCCGAATTCCCTGGCGATGTCCTGGTACTGCTTCAGGCTCAGTTCACGGTCGGCCTGAACGACGGCAAGCTGGTTACCTTGATAACGCTGATCGGTGAACACGTCCAATACATAGTAATTCAATAATTCCATTTCATTATTTTTAATGTTCTGTAGTTGTCAAAACTAGTCACTACTGTTTAATTTTCTTCGTGGGTTAACCAAAGGTAACCGGTTACCTTTGGTTAACTATCCTATATTTGACTATGAAAAATGCTGAAAAGAAAGACGCAACCTGCGAGCAGGAATTAACTGCTATCCGTGACAGCCTGGAAGTTTTAGGCGGAAAGTGGAAACTGAGGATTATGCGCCATCTCAATAACCACATCAATGAGAACAATACATTCAAGAAAATGCAACGCGAAATTGAGGGTATTTCCGCAAAGATGCTTTCCAAAGAATTGCAGGAACTGGAGATCAATCTTCTGGTAACGCGGACGGTGATGGACACCAGACCGGTGACCGTGTGTTATGCCATCACAGAATATGGAATGAGCGTTTTCCCCGTAACTGAAAGCCTGGTAGAATGGGGGTTAAATCACAGGGAGCAGATCAAATGATCTCATCATATGAACCGAGCTTAAAACGCATCACCATCATACGGAATATGGACGCGTTTCCCAAGCCCGGCTTTGCTCATTTCTTCCTTCAAGACCCCACGGCTTAACAAGCAATGATTTACACTTTCCAAATGTACGGCAACCACCCTCACATGCGGAAATGCACTGCATAGGCTGACAATATCCGGTACGTCCATGGTGATCGGGTCGCCCGTAAGAAACCTTGCCGCCCCTGAATTGACAATAACCAGGCTCGGATGATGTTCCGCTATAGCCTCTTCCACCTCAGAACACCATACCGTATCACCAGCTATGTAGATCACCTCTGCTTTATGTTGTAATACGAACCCAGATACTTGGCCCATTTGCCTGCCGATCTCCCCGGTGCCATGTTGGCCCCGAGTTCTGCTAATCGTTATTCCCTTAAACGTCGCTGTGTTATCGATTGCTTGCACCTGCGTAAACCCCTGGCTCCTGATGGTCTCATCGTCCCCTGGTTGGCAGAAAACCGGTGTATCTTTCCGGACCAAGGCCTGGGCCTCCGCATCCCAATGATCGCGATGGGTATGCGTAACAATTACGGCATCGATCTCATCCAAGATCAGGTTAAGGTTAAAAGTGCTAACCGGAAGTTCCATAGTCGGTATCCTTGACTGGTTATGCGCGTTAGCAACCGGGCTCATGGAACCCATCGCCGATAGCATCGGATCGATTAGCAGTTTGGTTCCGCCGATCCTGATCAACAAGGTCGCATGTCTTAACAGCCTGTACTCATTTTCCTGCTGGTAAGAAATCGTATTTAAGGTCATAAAAATAAAAACGGAAGAGGCAGAATTCCGGGCGTTAAAGCCTGCTAAGAACCGCCGCTTGATTAACAAATACCGATAGCGCGAATATCCAGCACACTATGGGAACAGTTTGTTATTTACTGTCTGATTTTGCCGCAGCGCTCGATTGATAGATTTGCTGTAATTTTTCGGTTAATTTATCGCCGGTCAGATTTTTCGCAATGATCTTTCCATTCGGATCGAGCAGGAAGTTTTGTGGTATAGCCCTTACGCCATAAAGTACGGCTACATCATTCTTCCAGTATTTTAAGTCGGATACCTGCGCCCAGTTCAGTTTATCATCTTCAACAGCTTTGATCCAGGCATCACGTTTGCTATCCAGCGAAACACCCAATATCGTGAAGTTTTTATCTTTATATTGCTCAAATGCTTTGACCACATGCGGATTTTCCCTTCTACATGGCCCGCACCACGATGCCCAAAAATCGATCAGCACATATTTGCCTTTAAATGAGTCCAACGTGATGGCATTGCCATCTTTATCATTCTGCGCGAACACAGGGGCTTTGGCACCCAAGGCCGTTAGTTTCCAACTTTGTAAGAGTTTGCCATATTCAACGCCGGATTTACTGCTTTTTACATCTGCCGTTAGTTTGTTATATAAAGGCTCAACTTCGCTGGCCTCGGGAAAATACCCTCCGAAAGTTTTGAGCGCATCTAAACTAATGATCGTATTGGAATGTGTTTTAATAAATGACGCCAGGACAATTTTTTGGTTTTGCTCAATGGCATCGGTCTTTTTATCGTATTCTTTTTCAGCCTGCTCATTCTGCTGTTCTTTCGGCAAAGAACGGTAGGTCAGTGTCGCCGCCCTTAATTGATTCGTGTAAGGCAATAGCGCCTGTGTGAGTTCCTGGTTAGCTTTATTTAAAGAACCGGCATTGATGCGGGCGTGTGAAACAGAATCGGTCGCCTCAACAGCGATGTTTCCATTTTCCAGGTAAAGTACGATGGCGTCGGCCTTCCTTAATTTTCGCAGGTTTTCGCCATCTTGAGAGATGATCAGGTTGGCTTTTAGCGGATCATCCAACTTACCGCTAAAACTAAAATTTCCCTGAGTTATTGTTGCTGAATCGGTGGTATTGCCCAAATCGGTGCGGTAGGTCAGGTAAGCTTTAGCGGGGGCGTCCAGTGTTCCAACACGTCCGTGGATTTGATAATTTACCTGTTGTGCCAAAAGTATTGTGGGTAACAATATAAGGGCTGTTGTCAATTGTTTTTTCATATGTTTTAGTTTATTGCAGCTATTAAGCTGCCTGTAAATTATATACTGCGACCAAAATATCTGTTAGCTGGTCGATCTCTACGGGTGTATTGAATTTGCTGAAGGAAAACCGGATTGTTTCGTAACCCACCTGTATCCCTATAGCTTCGAGAACATGTGAGGTCTTACCGCCCGAAACAGCTATACCTGATCTGTCCAGGTAATCCGTTAATCCGGAGTATGAGCGGGTGGATGGGAAGTTGACACTCAATATCGTTTCTAAACTTTGATCTTTATCCGTAGGGTTGCCGTTAAAGCGTATGTCTGATATACGGTTTTGAAGCTGTGAAAGCAACTTGCTCTTTAGTTCCCATATGTATTCTTGGTCCTCAGCAAGTTTGCCATGCGCTACCTCAAGAGCTTTCGCCATGCCGGCGATACCCGCGATGTTAACATTTCCGTGTTCCCCGCCTTTAACGAGCTGTGCAGCCCGAAGCCCCTTCCGTATAAAAATAAATCCAATACCCTGAGGCCCATGAAACTTATGACCTGATCCGGTTAAATAATGAACCTTCAACCGGGTAAGATTGAAGTTATAGCGCCCTATGGTTTGAGCAGCATCAGTATGGAACAACGCACCATACTTTTCACTCAAGGCAGCAATCCTGGCGATATCATATCGGGTCCCTATCTCATTATTGGTATGCATGATGGTGATTAGGCTTCGTGGTTTGGTTTTCAATATAAGTTCCAGCCCATCCAGATCAAGATTACCGGAACTGTCATTGCGAACATAACTGACCCGTATAATTCCTTCTTTTTCGAGATCCTTTAAAGTGCACAAGACCGCCTGGTGTTCTAATTGTGTAGTGACCACATGCCTGATACCTTCATGCTTCACAGCGGAAAGGATGGCAATATTATCCGCTTCGGTAGCCCCGGAAGTAAAAATAATCTCCTCAGGCGATGCCTTCAGCAAGCGAGCTACAGTTTTTTTACTAAAATCAATAATCGCTAATGCATCACGTCCCTGCTGATGATGCGAAAACGGGCTTCCGTAGTTATTTAGCAAAAGTGGTGTCATGGCACCAAGAACTAAAGGGTCCAGTTGTGTGGCGGCTGCATTATCTAAATAGATATTCATATCAATATGTAATCAAGCAAACTATTTGATTCCCTATTCTTAGAAGCGCCATTTTCTTAGCACTTAATGGTAAAGGTGTGCTTTGTTAACTTATCTTTCCCGGTGCATTACTCCAGGGAGGAATTAGCACCTTTTATCAGCGGAACGCTGTAGAGGTTGCCAAGACGTCAAAGGGCCTTTCCCTCGGTCTTTCTGGATAAGTATCAAAGAACTCTGACTTAACTTTACTTAAACATCACAAATGTATATTAATTCCATAGACTTTATAGAATTAAATTTATTTTTTTATGTTTGTCGCTATTAACCATTTAAATTAAAAAACATGTCAAAATTTGCAGATCTTAAATCAACTGTAGCAGACATCGAATCTGATGTAACAAAATTTTATGAGAACGGTAACAAAGCCGCAGGAACGCGCGTGCGCAACGGTCTTCAGGCTATCAAAAAACTTGCCCAGGAAATCAGGCTCGAAGTTGCGGAACTGAAGACAAAGCCTAAAGGAGGTTTATAATTGACCTGTAGATACTTCATGAAAATCTCAAATAAATATTTATTTCTCGCTTGCAGTTTTATTGCAGGAACATCTGTAGCGCAGAGCCAGTTTATCCCGGAAGGCAAATGGCGCGGCGTTTTTCACCAACCTAACGACACCGACGTACCCTTTAATTTCGAGGTCAAGGGTAAATCCGCTGCGACAGCCAAAATTTACTTGCTGAACGGCGGTGAGCGCTTTGAAACCGGAGGTATCACGCAAAAGGGAGATTCATTGTTTGTGGCCTTCGACCAGTTCGATAATGAATTTGCATTGAAGATCGGCGACAAAAAACTGGACGGCGTTTTACGAAAGAAAGATCATTCCGGCAGAATAACACCCGTAGAAGCTAACTATGGTATCAGCTACCGCTTTGCCGATAACGGCGAAAAACCGGCAGGCGATATTTCCGGAAAATATGATGTCCTTTTTAAAGGCAGGAATGGAACAGACGAAAAAAAGGTAGGTGTGTTCAAACAGGATGGCAATAAGTTATTTGCTACCTTTTTAAGCATTACCGGCGATTCGCGTTACCTGGAAGGTGTGGTGCAAGGCAATAAATTCTACCTCTCTGCTTTTATTGGTAGTGGCGCAGCTTACTACACCGGTACATTCGATGCTGCCGGGAGCCTAACGGGTACGGCCAGCGGCCAGCCTTTTAATGCGACGAAAAATGCCGCTGCCGCTTTACCTGATCCTTATAAATTGACCTACCTGAAAGATGGTTATCAAACCTTCGACTTTACGCTACCTGATGCTGACGGTAACAAGGTATCGCTGAAGGATGCTCAATTTAAAAACAAAGTCGTGATCCTGACCATCGGCGGTACCTGGTGCCCTAACTGTATGGACGAAGCTACTTTTGTTGCCCCCTGGTATAAGAAAAACCATCAACGCGGCGTAGAGGTGATCGGTGTACAGTTTGAACGTAAAACTGATCCGGCCTATGTCAAAAATGCAATGGAAAACTTTAAAAAACGTTTCGGTATTGCTTATACAGAAGTGTTTGGCGGGCTCGCTGATAAGAAAGCGGTGGCGGAATCCTTCCCGGCGCTCAATACTTTTTTGTCCTTTCCAACGATCATATTTATTGATAGAAAGGGAAATGTAGACAAAATCTACACAGGTTTTACAGGACCGGCAACAGGTGTTTATTATGAGCAGTTCATTAAAGAGTTTAACGATGAGGTTGACCATTTGATCAAAGGTTAACGGAAGATACTGGCGGCCAGATGAGTATCTGATTTGTTACTTAATGTGAATGTCAGTTTTGCTTCAACTATTTTATCTATAGAATCGATAGAATATATTTGTCCCAAATCGAAAAGCTATGCAACCATTTGTAATATCACATGAACACCCGGACTGGTTTAAGCCTTTGTTCACTGAATTGGAAAAACGAGATATACCTTACCAGACGGTAAACCCTGCGCAGCATTTTTTTGCTATCGAGGGAGCCAAACCCGAGTTCGACCTGTTCTTTAACCGGATGAGCCCTTCTGCTTATCTGCGGGATGGTATTCAGGGCACCTTTTATACCTTGAACTATCTTAAATTCCTGGAGAATCACGGTGTAAGGGTAATCAATGGTTACAAGGCCTTTACTTATGAAACCTCAAAAGCTTTACAACTCTTGTTATTGGAACAATTGGGTATCAAATATCCTAAGTCGCGTGTTGTGAACCATGTGTCGCAGGTAGAAGCTGCGACGGAGGGCCTCCGCTTTCCCATCGTAATTAAGGCCAATATCGGCGGTAGCGGTGCAGGTATCGAAAAATTCGATTCTATTGCCGAAGTACGTGAAGCGGTTAAAGAAAACCGTGTTGATTTTGGAATTGACCACACCGCTTTGGTGCAGGAGTTTATTCCGGCACGGGGCGGTTATATCACGCGCGTAGAAACATTAGGTGGTAAATATCTATATGCCATTAGGGTCTATACCAATGGCGAAAGCTTTAATCTATGCCCGGCGGATATTTGCCAGACAACAACCGGACAAGAACTGGTTAGAAACGCGTGTGCCTTGGATGCTCCGAAGAACGGCTTG includes:
- a CDS encoding TlpA disulfide reductase family protein — translated: MKKQLTTALILLPTILLAQQVNYQIHGRVGTLDAPAKAYLTYRTDLGNTTDSATITQGNFSFSGKLDDPLKANLIISQDGENLRKLRKADAIVLYLENGNIAVEATDSVSHARINAGSLNKANQELTQALLPYTNQLRAATLTYRSLPKEQQNEQAEKEYDKKTDAIEQNQKIVLASFIKTHSNTIISLDALKTFGGYFPEASEVEPLYNKLTADVKSSKSGVEYGKLLQSWKLTALGAKAPVFAQNDKDGNAITLDSFKGKYVLIDFWASWCGPCRRENPHVVKAFEQYKDKNFTILGVSLDSKRDAWIKAVEDDKLNWAQVSDLKYWKNDVAVLYGVRAIPQNFLLDPNGKIIAKNLTGDKLTEKLQQIYQSSAAAKSDSK
- a CDS encoding cysteine desulfurase family protein: MNIYLDNAAATQLDPLVLGAMTPLLLNNYGSPFSHHQQGRDALAIIDFSKKTVARLLKASPEEIIFTSGATEADNIAILSAVKHEGIRHVVTTQLEHQAVLCTLKDLEKEGIIRVSYVRNDSSGNLDLDGLELILKTKPRSLITIMHTNNEIGTRYDIARIAALSEKYGALFHTDAAQTIGRYNFNLTRLKVHYLTGSGHKFHGPQGIGFIFIRKGLRAAQLVKGGEHGNVNIAGIAGMAKALEVAHGKLAEDQEYIWELKSKLLSQLQNRISDIRFNGNPTDKDQSLETILSVNFPSTRSYSGLTDYLDRSGIAVSGGKTSHVLEAIGIQVGYETIRFSFSKFNTPVEIDQLTDILVAVYNLQAA
- a CDS encoding histone H1; its protein translation is MSKFADLKSTVADIESDVTKFYENGNKAAGTRVRNGLQAIKKLAQEIRLEVAELKTKPKGGL
- a CDS encoding peroxiredoxin family protein, whose protein sequence is MKISNKYLFLACSFIAGTSVAQSQFIPEGKWRGVFHQPNDTDVPFNFEVKGKSAATAKIYLLNGGERFETGGITQKGDSLFVAFDQFDNEFALKIGDKKLDGVLRKKDHSGRITPVEANYGISYRFADNGEKPAGDISGKYDVLFKGRNGTDEKKVGVFKQDGNKLFATFLSITGDSRYLEGVVQGNKFYLSAFIGSGAAYYTGTFDAAGSLTGTASGQPFNATKNAAAALPDPYKLTYLKDGYQTFDFTLPDADGNKVSLKDAQFKNKVVILTIGGTWCPNCMDEATFVAPWYKKNHQRGVEVIGVQFERKTDPAYVKNAMENFKKRFGIAYTEVFGGLADKKAVAESFPALNTFLSFPTIIFIDRKGNVDKIYTGFTGPATGVYYEQFIKEFNDEVDHLIKG
- a CDS encoding ATP-grasp domain-containing protein, which encodes MQPFVISHEHPDWFKPLFTELEKRDIPYQTVNPAQHFFAIEGAKPEFDLFFNRMSPSAYLRDGIQGTFYTLNYLKFLENHGVRVINGYKAFTYETSKALQLLLLEQLGIKYPKSRVVNHVSQVEAATEGLRFPIVIKANIGGSGAGIEKFDSIAEVREAVKENRVDFGIDHTALVQEFIPARGGYITRVETLGGKYLYAIRVYTNGESFNLCPADICQTTTGQELVRNACALDAPKNGLKVEAFTPSDEIIKNIEAIVQHSGIDVGGIEYIIDDRDGEVLYYDVNALSNFVADAVNVIGFNPHERLVDYLAEQVTENILTK